The following proteins are encoded in a genomic region of Pseudodesulfovibrio mercurii:
- the rd gene encoding rubredoxin, producing MQKYVCEICGYVYDPAEGDSDADIPAGTKFEDLPDDWTCPVCGAGKDSFVPEG from the coding sequence ATGCAGAAATACGTGTGCGAGATTTGTGGCTATGTTTACGACCCCGCCGAGGGTGATTCCGATGCCGACATCCCGGCCGGGACCAAGTTTGAGGACCTGCCGGACGACTGGACCTGTCCGGTCTGTGGTGCGGGCAAGGACAGCTTCGTACCCGAGGGTTAA
- a CDS encoding YwbE family protein, with protein MDGRTRKDIHPGQLVDIVLKQDQPTGRLTRGTVAALLTKSPTHPHGIKVRLTDGRVGRVKAILEQGD; from the coding sequence ATGGACGGAAGAACCCGCAAGGACATCCACCCCGGCCAGCTGGTGGACATCGTGCTCAAGCAGGATCAGCCCACCGGCAGGCTGACCCGCGGCACGGTGGCCGCCCTGCTGACCAAATCCCCCACCCACCCGCACGGCATCAAGGTCCGCCTGACCGATGGCCGGGTGGGCCGGGTCAAGGCCATCCTCGAGCAGGGAGACTGA
- a CDS encoding FprA family A-type flavoprotein produces MRPVEIKKGIYWLGAVDWNRRDFHGYSKAHKGTTYNNFLIVDEKVTLIDTVDERFWGTLQCNIAQVLGDRKIDYVVANHLEPDHSGCLAKVVEKYQPEKVYTSPMGQKAMKAHFKYTDWPVEVVPTGTEIKIGARTLSFVETRMLHWPDSMLTYCPEDKIVFTNDAFGQNWATSERWADQVDRYRLEELMANYYANIVLPYSPVVLKTLAAIKEMGLEIDTICPDHGLLFRGDDCNWVMETYQGYAEQKPKNKAVIVYDTMWHSTEKMAEAVAAGLADEGVSVRVMCMKNNHHSDVMAEVFDAAAVVVGSPTHNNGILPLMGDMLTYMKGLRPQNKIGSAVGSFGWSGECVKILTQWLEDMGMEMVEPVKNQYVPDHEVLGKCYEQGKQIAAAIKAKWGF; encoded by the coding sequence ATGAGACCTGTTGAAATCAAGAAGGGCATTTACTGGCTGGGCGCGGTGGACTGGAACCGTCGCGACTTCCACGGCTATTCCAAGGCGCACAAGGGCACCACCTACAATAATTTTCTGATCGTGGACGAGAAGGTGACCCTGATCGATACCGTGGACGAGAGATTCTGGGGCACCCTGCAGTGCAACATCGCCCAGGTGCTCGGCGACCGGAAGATCGACTACGTGGTGGCCAACCACCTCGAGCCCGACCACTCCGGCTGCCTGGCCAAGGTCGTGGAGAAATACCAGCCCGAGAAGGTTTACACCTCGCCCATGGGCCAGAAGGCCATGAAGGCCCACTTCAAGTACACGGACTGGCCCGTGGAGGTCGTGCCCACCGGCACCGAGATCAAGATCGGCGCGCGGACCCTCTCCTTTGTCGAGACCCGCATGCTGCACTGGCCCGATTCCATGCTGACCTACTGCCCGGAGGACAAGATCGTCTTCACCAACGACGCCTTCGGCCAGAACTGGGCCACTTCCGAGCGCTGGGCCGACCAGGTGGACCGCTACCGGTTGGAAGAGCTCATGGCCAACTACTACGCCAACATCGTCCTGCCGTACTCCCCGGTGGTGCTCAAGACCCTGGCCGCCATCAAGGAGATGGGGCTGGAGATCGACACCATCTGCCCGGACCACGGCCTGCTCTTCCGGGGCGACGACTGCAACTGGGTCATGGAGACGTACCAGGGGTACGCCGAGCAGAAGCCCAAGAACAAGGCGGTCATCGTCTACGACACCATGTGGCACTCCACCGAGAAGATGGCCGAGGCCGTCGCCGCGGGCCTGGCCGACGAGGGCGTGTCCGTGCGCGTCATGTGCATGAAGAACAACCACCACTCCGACGTCATGGCCGAGGTCTTCGACGCGGCCGCCGTGGTCGTCGGGTCCCCGACCCACAACAACGGCATCCTGCCGCTCATGGGCGACATGCTGACCTACATGAAGGGTCTGCGCCCCCAGAACAAGATCGGTTCCGCCGTGGGCTCCTTCGGCTGGTCCGGCGAATGCGTCAAGATCCTGACCCAGTGGCTCGAGGACATGGGCATGGAGATGGTCGAGCCGGTCAAGAACCAGTATGTGCCCGACCATGAAGTGCTCGGCAAGTGCTACGAGCAGGGCAAGCAGATCGCCGCCGCGATCAAGGCGAAGTGGGGCTTCTAG
- a CDS encoding YaiI/YqxD family protein has translation MRIWVDADACPNTVKEILFKAALRRQIPMTLVANMPLRVPPSPLIETIQVGAGFNAADDEIARRVQPGDLVVTADIPLADAVVTRGATGLNPRGELYTEDNVKSLLRMRNLMEELRSANLAPGGPAPLGSKDKQLFTNQLDRFLTRNTK, from the coding sequence CTGCGCATATGGGTGGACGCCGACGCCTGCCCCAACACGGTCAAGGAAATCCTGTTCAAGGCCGCCCTGCGCCGCCAAATCCCCATGACCCTGGTGGCCAACATGCCGCTACGCGTGCCGCCCTCCCCGCTCATCGAGACCATCCAGGTGGGCGCGGGCTTCAACGCGGCAGACGACGAGATCGCCCGCCGGGTCCAACCCGGCGACCTGGTTGTCACCGCCGACATCCCCCTGGCCGACGCCGTCGTGACCCGAGGCGCCACCGGCCTCAACCCGCGCGGCGAACTCTACACCGAAGACAACGTCAAGAGCCTCCTGCGCATGCGCAACCTCATGGAGGAACTGCGCTCCGCCAACCTCGCCCCCGGCGGCCCCGCCCCCCTCGGGTCCAAAGACAAACAACTCTTCACCAACCAACTCGACCGCTTCCTGACCAGGAATACGAAGTAG
- the rfaD gene encoding ADP-glyceromanno-heptose 6-epimerase, with product MYIVTGGAGFIGSAMVWKLNTMGIDDILVVDNLSTSEKWNNLVGLKYQDYLHRDQFLKFILEGDDPFETEAVVHMGACSSTTELDADFLMENNYRYTQYVCRFCLGHNARFVNASSAATYGNGEFGFDDNEAEIGRLRPLNMYGYSKQLFDLWSRDAGILDQIVSLKFFNVFGPNEYHKDDMKSVICKAHAQILETGKLKLFKSYREEYPHGGQKRDFVYIKDCVDIMAWFLEHRDKGGIFNVGTGTARTWNDLANAVFAAMNREPEIEYIPMPEVIRDKYQYFTQANMDKLRAAGCTVKMTSLEDGAKDYVQNYLDKDDKYLRSR from the coding sequence ATGTACATTGTCACCGGCGGCGCGGGATTCATCGGCAGCGCCATGGTCTGGAAGCTCAATACGATGGGCATCGACGACATCCTGGTGGTGGACAACCTGTCCACCAGCGAAAAGTGGAACAACCTCGTGGGGCTGAAGTATCAGGACTACCTGCACCGCGACCAGTTCCTCAAGTTCATCCTCGAGGGCGACGACCCGTTCGAGACCGAGGCGGTCGTCCACATGGGGGCCTGTTCCTCGACCACCGAGCTGGACGCGGACTTCCTCATGGAGAACAACTACCGCTATACACAATACGTCTGCCGGTTCTGCCTGGGTCACAACGCGCGCTTCGTCAACGCCTCGTCGGCGGCCACCTACGGCAACGGCGAGTTCGGCTTCGACGACAACGAGGCCGAGATCGGCCGGCTGCGCCCCCTGAACATGTACGGCTACTCCAAGCAGCTCTTCGACCTCTGGTCCAGGGACGCGGGCATCCTCGACCAGATCGTCTCCCTCAAGTTCTTCAACGTGTTCGGGCCCAACGAGTACCACAAGGACGACATGAAGTCGGTCATCTGCAAGGCCCACGCCCAGATCCTCGAGACCGGCAAGCTCAAGCTCTTCAAGTCCTACCGCGAGGAATACCCCCACGGCGGGCAGAAGCGCGACTTCGTCTACATCAAGGACTGCGTGGACATCATGGCCTGGTTCCTGGAGCACCGCGACAAGGGCGGCATCTTCAACGTCGGTACGGGAACTGCAAGGACCTGGAATGATTTGGCGAACGCGGTGTTTGCCGCCATGAACCGCGAGCCGGAGATCGAGTACATCCCGATGCCTGAGGTGATTCGTGATAAATACCAGTATTTTACCCAGGCGAATATGGACAAGCTCAGGGCGGCTGGCTGCACCGTCAAAATGACGAGCCTGGAGGATGGGGCCAAGGACTACGTCCAGAATTATTTGGACAAGGATGACAAGTACCTCCGGTCCAGGTAG
- a CDS encoding endonuclease/exonuclease/phosphatase family protein, with protein MINYWPLKYETPDMRRRTVDGLRCLRKLIGEAMPEPSLHDTLVLGTWNIRNFDDNRFGHGPRIREAMYFLAETISAFDVLAVQELCRDLGPLRQLMRLLGPQYDYIVTDVAEQDGGNRERLGFIYNRAKVRFKGVAGEMVLPVRDLIEHGDAHLQPARSPFGCEFQAGWFRFLFTTVHIYFGKESQGSPEYARRVAEIDAVAANIAARAEKEPCSYILVGDFNIDKMGDPSGNALIRNGFQAAQNNVGSNADRTKFYDQISWLPRKGTVRQTRSARNQGVLDVLSAVMDEDRFPDYRQAVEATVRGQLDKARTERAEALAGHKDTDTLDRRIAKLDALLADPAGLRDYYLTTWRTFQVSDHLPLWVELSIDFSAEYLTRLRNMSGTLIRDNVDIPM; from the coding sequence ATGATCAACTACTGGCCGCTCAAGTACGAAACCCCGGACATGCGCCGCCGCACCGTGGACGGGCTGCGCTGCCTGCGCAAGCTGATCGGCGAGGCCATGCCCGAGCCCTCCCTGCACGACACCCTGGTGCTCGGCACCTGGAACATCCGCAACTTCGACGACAACCGCTTCGGCCACGGCCCGCGCATCAGGGAGGCCATGTACTTCCTGGCCGAGACCATCTCGGCCTTCGACGTTCTGGCCGTGCAGGAACTCTGCCGCGACCTCGGCCCCCTGCGCCAGCTCATGCGCCTGCTCGGCCCACAGTACGACTACATCGTCACCGACGTGGCCGAACAGGACGGCGGCAACCGGGAGCGGCTCGGCTTCATCTACAACCGGGCCAAGGTCCGGTTCAAGGGCGTGGCCGGGGAGATGGTCCTGCCGGTGCGCGACCTCATCGAACACGGCGACGCACACCTCCAGCCCGCACGCTCGCCCTTCGGCTGCGAGTTCCAGGCGGGCTGGTTCCGCTTCCTGTTCACCACGGTGCACATCTATTTCGGCAAGGAGAGCCAGGGGTCCCCGGAATACGCCCGGCGCGTGGCCGAGATCGACGCCGTGGCCGCCAACATCGCGGCCCGCGCCGAAAAGGAGCCGTGCAGCTACATCCTGGTGGGCGACTTCAACATCGACAAGATGGGCGATCCCTCGGGCAACGCCCTCATCCGCAACGGCTTCCAGGCCGCCCAGAACAACGTGGGCTCCAACGCGGACAGGACCAAGTTCTACGACCAGATCTCCTGGCTGCCGCGCAAGGGCACGGTCCGCCAGACCCGCTCGGCCCGCAACCAGGGCGTCCTGGACGTGCTCTCGGCGGTCATGGACGAAGACCGCTTCCCGGACTACCGGCAGGCCGTGGAGGCCACGGTCCGAGGTCAGCTCGACAAGGCCCGGACCGAACGCGCCGAGGCCCTGGCCGGACACAAGGACACGGACACCCTGGACAGGCGCATCGCCAAACTCGATGCCCTGCTGGCCGACCCGGCCGGGCTCAGGGACTACTATCTCACGACCTGGCGGACCTTCCAGGTCTCCGACCACCTGCCCCTTTGGGTGGAACTGTCCATCGACTTCAGCGCCGAATACCTCACCCGGCTGCGCAACATGTCCGGCACCCTGATCCGGGACAATGTGGATATCCCCATGTAG
- a CDS encoding OmpA family protein has translation MTQSRKLLLFMLAAMLTFSFAFAATANAKMVKKVDNFILFVDQSGSMAMRNADGIKKIEKAKSDMLALNAAIPALDYNSAVVLFAPFEVQCAPKAYSDANVAAAVNAIDSEYQIFNRRTPMGAGLDEINQVVGQMSGKTALIIFTDGESNYGTDPVAVAKNLYAKYGSNLCVHVVSYADTAEGQAVVDGIRAAFPCSVAANGATFADATALNQYAKAVFYEDVAEPAPAPAPVVVAPAPAKEVVTFNLNFGFDKYQITDEMVPVLEQAKMILEEDTAATYEISGHTDSTGTEAYNQGLSERRANSVMKWLTDNGVSADRLEAKGYGELAPKYDNATKEGRKLNRRVEIQTK, from the coding sequence ATGACACAATCTAGAAAACTGCTTTTGTTCATGCTGGCCGCGATGTTGACTTTCTCCTTCGCGTTCGCCGCCACGGCAAATGCCAAGATGGTCAAGAAAGTCGATAACTTCATCCTCTTCGTTGACCAGTCCGGCTCCATGGCCATGCGCAACGCCGACGGCATCAAGAAAATCGAAAAGGCCAAGAGCGACATGCTCGCCCTGAACGCCGCTATCCCGGCGCTCGACTACAATTCGGCCGTGGTCCTGTTCGCCCCCTTCGAAGTCCAGTGCGCGCCCAAGGCGTATTCCGACGCCAACGTGGCCGCCGCGGTCAACGCCATCGACTCCGAGTACCAGATCTTCAACCGCCGCACCCCCATGGGCGCCGGTCTTGATGAAATCAACCAGGTGGTCGGCCAGATGTCCGGCAAGACCGCGCTGATCATCTTCACCGACGGCGAGTCCAACTACGGCACCGACCCGGTGGCCGTGGCCAAGAACCTGTACGCCAAGTACGGCTCCAACCTCTGCGTCCACGTGGTCAGCTACGCCGACACCGCCGAGGGTCAGGCCGTGGTCGACGGCATCCGCGCCGCCTTCCCGTGCTCCGTGGCCGCCAACGGCGCGACCTTCGCCGACGCCACCGCCCTGAACCAGTACGCCAAGGCCGTCTTCTATGAGGACGTGGCCGAGCCCGCTCCGGCCCCGGCTCCGGTCGTCGTGGCCCCGGCCCCGGCCAAGGAAGTGGTCACCTTCAACCTGAACTTCGGCTTCGACAAGTACCAGATCACCGATGAGATGGTCCCCGTGCTGGAACAGGCCAAGATGATCCTCGAGGAAGACACCGCAGCCACCTACGAGATCTCCGGCCACACCGACTCCACCGGCACCGAGGCCTACAACCAGGGCCTGTCCGAACGCCGCGCCAACTCCGTCATGAAGTGGCTGACCGACAACGGCGTCAGCGCCGACCGCCTGGAAGCCAAGGGCTACGGCGAACTCGCGCCCAAGTATGACAACGCCACCAAGGAAGGCCGCAAGCTGAACCGCAGGGTTGAAATCCAGACCAAGTAG